A portion of the Colius striatus isolate bColStr4 chromosome 1, bColStr4.1.hap1, whole genome shotgun sequence genome contains these proteins:
- the SLITRK6 gene encoding SLIT and NTRK-like protein 6 — translation MKFWILILYSVVVASDPFQSKSSFSSVRGSCKSLCSCEEKDDIMIINCEERGIKMISEINVPPSRPFHLNLLNNGLTMLHVNDFAILVNAISLHLGFNNIADIEPGAFNGLSLLKQLHINHNSLETLKEDTFNGLENLEFLQADNNFITVIDASAFSKLNRLKVLILNDNAIEYLPPNIFRFVPLTHLDLRGNQLQTLPYVGFLEHIGRILDLQLEDNKWACNCDLLQLKIWLENMPPQSIIGDVVCNSPPFIKGSILSRLKKESLCPTHPVNELEDPSGSLPLVVTTSISDSHLPTKVIPILKAPTKEPSLMLHTSKPTTQFPGIYCPVPCHCTSHMLSGVLMHCQERNIESLSDLGPPPPNPKKLILAGNIIQTLLKSDLVDYASLEMLHLGNNRIEILEEGSFMNLTRLQKLYLNGNHLTKLSQNLFLGLQHLEYLYLEYNAIKEVLPGTFNEMPKLKVLYLNNNLLQTLPPHIFSGIPLARLNLKTNQFAHLPVSNVLDELHRLVQIELEDNPWDCTCDSVGLQKWIQKLSKNAMMGDIFCKSPGHLAKKELKSLNSEVLCPGLINSPALPTFASVVVVTTSSTTTNTADTILRSLTDAVPLSVLILGLLIVFITIVFCAAGIVVLVLHRRRRWKKKQADEQMRDSSPVHLQYSMYGHKTTHHTMERPAATLYEQRIVTPMVQVYRSPSFSPKHTEQQEEGSDKEANDSRHLRQSLLERENSSPLTGSNIKYKATDQSAEFLPFQDASCLYRNFLEKERELQQLGITEYLRKNIVQFQPDMEVHYPGTHEELKLMETLMYSRPRKVFLEQTKNEYFELKANLHAEPDYLEVLEQQT, via the coding sequence ATGAAATTCTGGATTCTTATTCTATATTCCGTTGTGGTTGCATCTGATCCATTCCAGTCAAAGAGTTCTTTTTCGTCAGTGAGAGGATCTTGTAAGAGTTTGTGTTCCTGTGAAGAAAAGGATGATATCATGATTATAAACTGTGAAGAAAGAGGCATCAAGatgatttcagaaataaatgtcCCACCATCACGGCCTTTCCACCTTAATCTGTTAAACAATGGCCTGACTATGTTACATGTGAATGACTTTGCTATCCTTGTTAATGCTATCTCTCTTCATCTTGGTTTTAATAACATTGCAGATATTGAGCCTGGGGCTTTCAATGGTCTCAGCCTTCTTAAGCAACTTCATATCAATCACAATTCCTTAGAAACACTTAAAGAGGATACATTTAATGGATTGGAAAATTTGGAATTTCTTCAAGCAGACAACAATTTCATCACAGTGATAGATGCAAGTGCCTTTAGCAAGCTCAACAGACTTAAAGTGCTTATTTTGAATGATAATGCCATTGAGTATCTTCCTCCAAACATATTTCGCTTTGTGCCGTTGACCCATTTAGATCTTCGTGGAAACCAGTTACAGACACTACCCTATGTTGGCTTTTTGGAACACATAGGTAGAATATTAGACCTTCAGTTGGAAGACAATAAATGGGCCTGTAACTGTGATTTGCTGCAGCTGAAGATATGGCTAGAAAACATGCCCCCTCAATCAATAATAGGTGATGTTGTATGCAATAGTCCTCCATTTATCAAAGGCAGCATCTTAAGCCGGTTGAAAAAAGAATCACTTTGTCCCACTCATCCTGTCAATGAACTTGAAGATCCCTCAGGGTCACTGCCCTTGGTTGTAACCACCTCTATCAGTGATAGTCACTTACCAACTAAGGTGATTCCTATCCTGAAAGCTCCTACTAAAGAACCAAGTTTAATGCTTCATACTTCAAAGCCTACTACTCAGTTTCCAGGAATCTATTGTCCTGTACCCTGCCATTGCACCAGCCATATGCTCTCAGGAGTACTCATGCACTGCCAGGAGCGAAATATTGAAAGCTTGTCTGATTTAGGACCTCCTCCTCCAAATCCTAAAAAGCTTATTCTAGCTGGAAACATTATTCAGACATTACTGAAATCTGATCTGGTGGATTATGCCAGCCTAGAAATGCTTCACCTGGGGAACAATCGCATTGAAATCCTAGAGGAAGGATCCTTTATGAATCTGACTAGGCTGCAGAAATTATATCTCAATGGCAATCATCTTACAAAGCTAAGTCAGAATCTCTTTCTTGGACTTCAGCACCTTGAATACCTGTATCTTGAATATAATGCCATCAAAGAAGTTTTGCCAGGGACATTTAATGAAATGCCAAAACTTAAGGTCCTCTACTTAAATAACAACCTTCTGCAGACTTTGCCACCTCATATCTTTTCAGGGATTCCACTTGCCCGATTAAACCTGAAAACAAATCAATTTGCTCATTTGCCCGTGAGCAATGTCTTGGATGAGCTGCATAGGCTAGTACAAATTGAACTTGAAGACAACCCCTGGGACTGTACCTGTGATTCAGTTGGACTGCAAAAATGGATACAAAAACTGAGTAAGAATGCAATGATGGGTGATATTTTTTGTAAATCTCCAGGACACCTAGCAAAAAAGGAATTGAAATCCCTGAACAGTGAAGTCTTGTGTCCAGGTTTAATAAACAGCCCTGCCCTACCAACCTTTGCCAGTGTTGTAGTTGTGACAACTTCTTCTACTACTACCAACACTGCAGACACCATCCTACGGTCCCTTACAGATGCTGTTCCACTTTCTGTTCTAATATTAGGACTTCTGATTGTGTTTATAACTATTGTATTTTGTGCAGCAGGAATAGTTGTTCTTGTCCTGCATCGACgaagaagatggaaaaagaaacaagcagaCGAACAAATGAGGGATAGTAGCCCAGTTCACCTTCAGTACAGCATGTATGGACATAAAACAACACACCACACAATGGAGCGCCCAGCTGCAACCCTCTATGAGCAACGCATAGTTACTCCCATGGTTCAGGTTTATCGCAGCCCATCATTCAGCCCCAAACATACTGAGCAACAGGAGGAGGGAAGTGATAAGGAAGCTAATGATTCCAGACATCTCCGACAAAGTCTCCTGGAAAGAGAGAACAGTTCACCTCTTACAGGTTCAAACATCAAATATAAAGCTACAGATCAATCTGCCGAATTTCTGCCTTTTCAGGATGCCAGTTGTTTGTATAGAAACTTTcttgaaaaagagagagaactgCAGCAACTAGGAATCACAGAGTAcctaagaaaaaatattgtccAGTTCCAGCCAGACATGGAAGTTCATTATCCTGGAACACATGAGGAGCTGAAGCTAATGGAGACACTCATGTACTCCAGGCCAAGAAAGGTTTTTCTAGAACAAACTAAAAATGAGTATTTCGAACTCAAGGCTAATTTACACGCTGAGCCTGACTACCTGGAAGTCCTGGAGCAGCAAACATGA